Part of the Imperialibacter roseus genome, AAAATCGCCGTTTGTTTCAGCGTATTAGCAAGACCATAGGCATTTCCTCTGAAAGCATGGTAATCCTTTATGAAATCATTGTGCGCATAGCTTTGTTTAAAAATCACATGGTTTTTCACCTTCTGCCCGATTAAGATTTCCAGCCTGTCCATGATAATGTTATAATATTTTTCTCTCGTTGCCTCATCGTCTTTCAGCCCAGGTGCTACCGGGATGAGTAGAATAAGGTTTTCGCAGTCTTTGGGTGCCACGGTATTGTCTGTTACCGAAGTGGCAGACAAGTAGAATAAAGGATTGCTTGGCCAAGCAGGTGTTTCATAAATTTCTTTCGCATGAGGGCCAAAATCCTCGTCGAAGAACAGCATGTGATGGGTAATATTTTCTAGTTTCTTGTTCAGCCCGATATAGAACAAAAGGCTGGAAGGAGCCATGGTTCTTTTCTCCCAGTACTTTGGGGTATAATTTCTGTATTCGTAGTCGAGCAGGTGCTGGTCTACATGGTGGTAGTCGGCACCGGCCACCACCACATCAGCTTTGAAGGCACCTTTGGCGGTAAGCACACTTTCAGCTTTCCCATTTTTTGCCACTATTTTCTCCACTTCATGGTCAGTCAGGATCTTCACACCTTTTTCCTCTGCCAGGCTAACCATTGCCTCAATCACTTTATACATGCCTCCCTCCGGATACCACGTGCCCAGCGACATGTCGGCGTAGTTCATCAGGCTGTACAACGCCGGTGTGTTTTCCGGTATAGCGCCAAGAAAGAGCACAGGGAACTCCATCAGCCGGATCAACTTGTCGTTGGTGAAGAATTTTCGGACGTGACTGTACATACTTTGAAACACATCCATCTTCACCAGGCCTTTTAAGAGTCGTGGGTCAATAAACTCGAGCAATGAGCGGCTCGGTTTGTACACAAGGTCGTTAATACCAACTTCGTATTTGTATTCAGCCTGTGAAAGAAAGGCTTGCAATTTTTTTCCGGCACCCTTTTCAAGTGATTCAAAAAGAGCCTCTAGTTCACTCATTTTGGCAGGCACCTTCATGTGGTCATTCTTATCAAACACCACGGTGTAAGACGGGTCAAGCCTTTTCAAATGATAGTAGTCAGAGGGCTTCTTGCCGAAAAGCGCAAAATACCGCTCAAAAACATCAGGCATCCAATACCAGGAGGGGCCCATGTCAAACATGAAGCCCTCGGCTTCAAGCTTCCTTGCCCTGCCTCCAATCGTTTTATTTTTTTCCAGTAAAATGACATTGTGGCCCTGATCAGCCAGGCAAGTGGCTGCTGATAGCCCTGCAAAACCTGAGCCGATAACGCAAATATCCAGTGCTGGCATAAATTAGAAGCTGTGAGCGTAAGGAGTCAATTTAGCCTTTAATTCTTTGCGGGCAATGTGGATACGGTTTTTAACGGTGCCAATCGGTATTTGAAGCTTGTCTGCAATCTCGTGGTACTTGAATCCCCGGAAATACATCATGAATGGACTCTTGTACACATCATCTACGTTGTTCAGCGCTTGTTCAATGTCCTCCATTGTAAAGCTGGAATAGGCATCGTTTTGCACACTGCTCCCGGATGAATTGATGTAGTGCAGATTGTCAGTAGTGTCAATAAAGGTGTTCCTTCTTACCATTCTTTGGTAGTTGGTAATGAAGGTGTTCTTCATGATTGTGTATAGCCATGCCTTGATATTGGTGCCGGGGGCAAATTTTTCACGGTTTTTGAATGCCTTCAACATTGTTTCCTGAATGAGGTCATTCGCATCTTCCATATCCCTGGTCAGCTTCAGTGCGAATGGTTTCAATGATCCTGACATTTCTTTGAGAGTGTAATTGAATTCTAAAGCAGTCATATCGGTCAGCTATTTTGTTTAATCAAAACTACAAACTATTAAACAAACTACAATGTTTTGTTTAATTTAATTTTGTTATTGTTAAACAAAATGACATTGCGAGACTGAATGACCCCGTGAGCTAACCTGAGCAAGGCATGCGGCTTATCACTTATCGATAAAAGTGTATTCAGGTTTCTTCGAAAGAAAGGAGATAGATGCCTTTGAGAATACTAAGCCTCGGTGCTGTGTTCTTCAACAAAACTCGTGATCTGCTCGGAGCGTGTAAAAATGACCACATTATCAGGGGCCTGTATATCCTGTCCTATTACCTGGTACCCGGACAAAAGGATAGTTGATTCGGGGAATAGGCCCGAAAGCTTGTTTACATAACCTTGCACCTGGTCGATACCAGGAACCGATGTGAGAATAGAAAGGATAAATTCGGGCTTGTGCAGGTTATAAACTGACACCAGATCCTGAAGAGGTAGCGACTGCCCAAGGTAAATGCTCTTATTGTGCCTT contains:
- a CDS encoding phytoene desaturase family protein produces the protein MPALDICVIGSGFAGLSAATCLADQGHNVILLEKNKTIGGRARKLEAEGFMFDMGPSWYWMPDVFERYFALFGKKPSDYYHLKRLDPSYTVVFDKNDHMKVPAKMSELEALFESLEKGAGKKLQAFLSQAEYKYEVGINDLVYKPSRSLLEFIDPRLLKGLVKMDVFQSMYSHVRKFFTNDKLIRLMEFPVLFLGAIPENTPALYSLMNYADMSLGTWYPEGGMYKVIEAMVSLAEEKGVKILTDHEVEKIVAKNGKAESVLTAKGAFKADVVVAGADYHHVDQHLLDYEYRNYTPKYWEKRTMAPSSLLFYIGLNKKLENITHHMLFFDEDFGPHAKEIYETPAWPSNPLFYLSATSVTDNTVAPKDCENLILLIPVAPGLKDDEATREKYYNIIMDRLEILIGQKVKNHVIFKQSYAHNDFIKDYHAFRGNAYGLANTLKQTAILKPSLKNRHLKNLYYTGQLTVPGPGVPPTLISGQVVANEIKKDFVR
- a CDS encoding RNA polymerase sigma factor — translated: MTALEFNYTLKEMSGSLKPFALKLTRDMEDANDLIQETMLKAFKNREKFAPGTNIKAWLYTIMKNTFITNYQRMVRRNTFIDTTDNLHYINSSGSSVQNDAYSSFTMEDIEQALNNVDDVYKSPFMMYFRGFKYHEIADKLQIPIGTVKNRIHIARKELKAKLTPYAHSF